The proteins below come from a single Tribolium castaneum strain GA2 chromosome 9, icTriCast1.1, whole genome shotgun sequence genomic window:
- the LOC662763 gene encoding high mobility group protein B3 isoform X2 has product MDNAMHAMQQQTQQNLQQQTMPPVQTPPPPQTENQARQEDAQRQQQQQQQQQQQQQQQEAQQRHQEAQQRHQEAQQRHQEAQQRHQEAQQRHQQEVHRQQAEAQQAAIQHHHQAIAEAQARQQQQLQQQHQQQQQQLHQQQLQQQHQQQQLQQQQLQQQQQLQQNNHHQQQHQQVTNVLGQNQIKGRMPRAKADSRPRGRMTAYAFFVQTCREEHKKKHPEENVVFAEFSKKCAERWKTMLDKEKKRFHEMAENDKKRYDDEMKNYTPPKGEKQRGKKRKQVKDPNAPKRSLSAFFWFSNDERAKVKSQNPEFGVGDIAKELGRRWADAEPEMKSKYEALADKDKARYEKEMTAYKKKNMQQQQPAQQPAPQALPVPDNEEENDDDEEVEEDEDE; this is encoded by the exons cAAACAGAAAATCAGGCTAGACAAGAAGACGCCCAGaggcaacaacaacaacaacagcagcagcagcagcagcaacAACAGCAAGAAGCCCAGCAAAGGCATCAAGAAGCCCAGCAAAGGCACCAGGAAGCCCAACAGCGGCACCAGGAGGCCCAGCAGCGGCACCAGGAAGCTCAACAGCGACATCAACAGGAGGTGCATAGACAGCAGGCTGAAGCACAACAGGCTGCTATCCAACACCACCATCAAGCAATAGCTGAAGCTCAGGCTCGGCAACAACAACAGTTGCAACAGCAACATCAACAACAACAGCAACAGTTACATCAACAGCAGTTGCAGCAACAGCACCAACAACAACAGTTGCAGCAACAACAACTGCAACAGCAACAACAGTTGCAGCAAAACAACCACCATCAACAACAGCATCAGCAGGTGACGAACGTTCTAGGACAAAACCAGATCAAAGGCAGAATGCCGCGCGCTAAAGCCGATTCAAGGCCTAGAGGCCGTATGACAGCCTATGCTTTCTTCGTTCAGACATGTCGGGAGGAGCATAAGAAGAAACATCCAGAGGAAAATGTGGTCTTTGCCGAGTTCTCCAAAAAATGCGCCGAGAGGTGGAAG ACCATGTTGGACAAAGAAAAGAAGCGTTTCCACGAGATGGCGGAAAACGACAAGAAGCGTTACGACGACGAAATGAAAAACTACACTCCTCCCAAAGGAGAAAAACAAAGGGGCAAGAAACGAAAGCAAGTCAAAGATCCTAACGCTCCTAAACGTTCCtt GTCGGCATTTTTCTGGTTCAGCAATGATGAACGCGCCAAAGTTAAAAGTCAAAATCCTGAATTTGGCGTCGGCGATATTGCGAAAGAATTGGGCAGAAGGTGGGCTGATGCCGAGCCCGAAATGAAGAGCAAATATGAGGCTTTGGCTGACAAGGACAAGGCCCGCTACGAGAAG GAAATGACTGCATACAAGAAGAAGAACATGCAGCAGCAGCAGCCAGCGCAACAACCTGCTCCACAGGCCCTCCCAGTACCTGATAACGAGGAAGAGAACGATGACGATGAAGAGGTGGAAGAGGATGAAGACGAGTAA